The following proteins are encoded in a genomic region of Gymnogyps californianus isolate 813 chromosome 19, ASM1813914v2, whole genome shotgun sequence:
- the SPHK1 gene encoding sphingosine kinase 1, translating into MAAGRRAPPEPGGGPVLLQGVFGAGPTPGAAACSLALTARELQVRRPGGSSGGSAGPDAALRLADCVGSAAFPAAAAAACFSLVCYPFRGPRWGSPARQRLERTFRVSLGPDAEGNLRIAQAWSRRIRELSVPAVPTQDGDSYGVLPRPCHALVLLNPHSGAGRALEDFQAVVQPMLAEADIATTVFITERPHHAHEKVRDEDLSQWDTLVVMAGDGLLYEVVNGLMERPDWEDTMKKPLCILPGGSGNALAASINHYAGNDHVAKKKLLTNCTFILCKGLHTQMDLVSLSTASGKRLFSFLGFGWGFISDVDIDSEKYRWLGNTRFTVGTLQCLAKLRVYQGRLSYLPAVPEQGTPSAPRDPHAPVTNGQAGHVLPPAGTEALGALPTDSLLVPLCQPVPAHWTVVPEEEFISVYAIYQSHLGTNLLMAPAARLHDGCIHLFYVKAGISRVALLKLFLAMDRGTHLDLNCPHLCYVPVRAFRLEPRAATGIMTVDGEALACEPVQGQIHSRLCRVLSGS; encoded by the exons ATGGCCGCCGGTCGCCGCGCTCCCCCGGAACCCGGTGGGGGCCCGGTATTACTTCAAGGCGTCTTCGGTGCGGGACCGACTCCCGGTGCTGCCGCTTGTTCGCTGGCTCTGACGGCCCGGGAGTTGCAGGTGCGGCGTCCCGGCGGCTCCTCCGGGGGCTCGGCCGGTCCCGACGCCGCTCTCCGCCTGGCCGACTGCGTGGGCTCCGCCGccttccccgccgccgccgccgccgcctgctTCTCCCTCGTCTGCTACCCCTTCCGCGGGCCGCGCTGGGGCTCGCCCGCCCGCCAGCGCCTGGAGCGGACCTTCCGCGTCTCCCTGGGACCCGACGCCGAGGGCAACCTGCGCATCGCCCAGGCCTGGAGCCGCAGGATCCGGGAGCTCTCCGTGCCCGCCGTGCCCACGCAGGACG gTGACAGCTATGGGGTGCTGCCCCGGCCCTGCCACGCACTGGTGCTGCTGAACCCGCACAGCGGTGCTGGCCGCGCGCTCGAGGACTTCCAGGCGGTGGTGCAGCCCATGCTGGCCGAGGCCGACATCGCCACCACCGTCTTCATCACCG AGAGACCCCACCACGCGCACGAGAAGGTGCGGGATGAGGACCTGTCGCAGTGGGACACATTGGTGGTCATGGCCGGGGACGGGCTACTGTACGAG GTGGTGAACGGGCTCATGGAGCGGCCGGACTGGGAGGACACCATGAAGAAGCCGCTGTGCATCCTGCCGGGGGGCTCTGGGAACGCCCTGGCCGCCTCCATCAACCACTATGCAGG CAATGATCACGTCGCCAAGAAGAAGCTGCTGACAAACTGCACCTTCATCCTGTGCAAGGGGCTGCACACGCAGATGGACCTGGTCTCGCTGAGCACAGCCTCGGGCAAGcgcctcttctccttcctcgGTTTCGGCTGGGGCTTCATCTCCGACGTGGACATTGACAGCGAGAAGTACCGCTGGCTGGGCAATACCCGCTTCACCGTGGGCACCCTCCAGTGCCTGGCCAAGCTGCGGGTGTACCAGGGCCGCCTCTCCTACCTGCCCGCTGTCCCCGAGCAGGGCACCCCGTCGGCACCCAGGGACCCCCACGCACCCGTCACCAACGGCCAGGCTGGCCACGTCCTGCCGCCGGCAGGGACAGAAGCGCTCGGGGCTCTGCCCACCGACTCGCTGCTGGTGCCGCTGTGCCAGCCGGTGCCGGCGCACTGGACGGTGGTCCCCGAGGAGGAGTTCATCTCCGTCTATGCCATCTACCAGTCCCACCTGGGCACCAACCTGCTGATGGCACCAGCAGCCCGGCTGCACGACGGCTGCATCCACCTCTTCTACGTGAAGGCCGGCATCAGCCGCGTGGCGCTGCTGAAGCTCTTCCTGGCCATGGACAGGGGAACCCACCTGGACTTGAACTGTCCCCACCTGTGCTACGTCCCCGTCCGGGCTTTCCGTCTGGAGCCGCGGGCGGCCACGGGCATCATGACGGTGGACGGCGAGGCGCTGGCCTGTGAGCCCGTGCAGGGCCAGATCCACAGCCGTCTCTGCCGCGTCCTCAGCGGCTCCTGA